A region of Salinibacter sp. 10B DNA encodes the following proteins:
- a CDS encoding alkaline phosphatase D family protein — MIADSIPTPGAPLPRGGGASVIVLSILLLTIAVVPAQAQEARPTVSSDEPLQRIVFGSCAVQDRPQPIWTPILAEDPDLFIFGGDNIYGDTANMDTLRHEYSRLAAKPGYQKLRQTTPILATWDDHDFGANDMGGWYEQKETSEEIFLDFFDVPEDSPRRQRPGVYGAHRYGPPGKRVQIILLDTRYFRDRFETVELSEEAEERGFGPYAPNRDPDATMLGAAQWEWLRAQLQKPAEVRLIVSSIQVVSPDHGWEIWSQMPLERARLFRMIEETGAGGVLFLSGDVHWGELSRYTGGPYPLYDFTSSALNQEWPQAKNLPNPLRVGDTIYPYPNYGSVTIDWSREDPRIRMRLHDKEGASVLSHTVALSELQPTSE; from the coding sequence ATGATCGCTGATTCGATTCCGACACCCGGCGCCCCGCTTCCTCGTGGAGGCGGGGCGTCGGTCATTGTTCTCTCGATTCTCCTTTTGACGATTGCCGTCGTACCGGCACAGGCGCAGGAGGCACGGCCCACCGTTTCGTCCGACGAGCCTCTCCAGCGCATCGTGTTTGGCTCGTGTGCGGTGCAGGACCGGCCGCAGCCCATCTGGACGCCCATTCTCGCGGAGGATCCCGACCTCTTCATCTTTGGAGGGGACAACATTTATGGGGATACCGCAAACATGGACACCCTCCGCCACGAGTACAGCCGGCTGGCGGCCAAGCCGGGCTACCAGAAGTTACGGCAAACGACCCCGATCCTTGCCACGTGGGACGACCACGACTTCGGGGCTAACGACATGGGCGGCTGGTACGAACAGAAAGAGACCTCCGAAGAGATCTTTCTGGACTTCTTCGACGTGCCGGAGGACTCGCCGCGTCGCCAGCGACCCGGTGTGTATGGGGCTCATCGCTACGGTCCACCCGGCAAACGTGTGCAGATAATTCTGCTCGATACGCGGTACTTCCGGGACCGCTTCGAGACGGTCGAGCTCAGTGAGGAGGCCGAGGAGCGTGGGTTTGGGCCATACGCGCCCAACCGCGATCCCGACGCGACGATGCTGGGAGCGGCGCAGTGGGAGTGGCTGCGGGCGCAGCTCCAGAAGCCCGCCGAGGTGCGTCTCATCGTGTCGAGCATTCAGGTGGTCTCGCCCGACCACGGATGGGAGATCTGGTCGCAGATGCCCCTGGAGCGGGCGCGTCTCTTTCGGATGATCGAAGAGACGGGGGCCGGCGGCGTTCTCTTTCTGAGTGGAGACGTGCACTGGGGCGAGCTGTCTCGTTACACCGGCGGCCCGTATCCGCTGTACGACTTTACGTCCAGTGCCCTGAACCAGGAGTGGCCGCAGGCGAAAAATCTGCCCAATCCCCTCCGCGTGGGAGACACGATTTATCCCTATCCCAACTATGGCTCGGTCACGATCGACTGGTCACGGGAAGATCCGCGGATTCGGATGCGCCTGCACGACAAGGAAGGGGCCTCGGTACTCAGCCACACAGTGGCGCTGAGCGAGCTCCAACCGACGTCCGAGTAG
- a CDS encoding SusC/RagA family TonB-linked outer membrane protein gives MTRLSQFAFALFSLLWALVLVPPTHAQQESAPATVRGVVTDTSGATLPGANVRIRGLDKGVSTDASGSYEITAVSPGQHTVVVSFVGYQNASRTIQLEAGETRTVDFTLTSGAVGLDEMVVTALGVDREERSLGYSVDRVSGQELADAQETNVMNSLSGTVAGLNVVGGSAGLASSPRVTIRGESSLTGSGRPLIVVNGVPIDNTPNTQATDAQTTQVDFGNGLSQINPSDIAEMSVLKGPSAAALYGSRAANGVILIETKDGSETDGIGATVSTRVMADRVLRLPDYQNEYSYGNGNEFSYVDGTGAPGWNWGVPLDEGIERNQFRRGMAPMDSAPNNVRNFFNTGMNVTTNVAVRGGNEQGSFRASLSRSDRSGIVPNTDLDRTSAAINASYDITEDLTVDANANFAKSTSDNLPTSGYGSESIMYYFTWGARDVEMDRLRDYWREGQEGIQQAHYDLNWTNNPYFQVNENTNSLDRDRLYGGVTARYDFTENLDLRARTGLDYSDEFTKQRKAFSTITAPNGWMQETDRNFLEWNSNVLLNYTRELGAFTVEPSVGANFMRQTRRNVELTAQALSVPGVYNIGNARSSPQTSEFNQEEEILGVFGSSTISYEDMVFLDLTARNDWSSTLPSDNNSYFYPSASLSVIATDLFEVPDALPLSFAKVRASWAQVGNDTEPYRLTNTYTFQPTWGSTANVVAESDLANPDLQPEITSSYEVGTNLRFFEGRVQLDATYYRSSTRNQILRVPLASSTSYDTRLLNAGEVRNAGVETRLELTPIENIGGFGWDVSLNWARNRSTIVELAEGIDTFVLGEGPFGGSVQAREGGRMGDIYGRVFDRVEDPNSPHTGEIIYEDGLPQLTDEVQKVGNYNHDWQGGIGTTLSYNNLNLNVLFDVRQGGLIYSNTHATGIEGGTLEGTTCCRGETVTGDGVVQNADGTYSENTESAQYVTWLRSYYARPNVEANSFDASYVKLREMTLKYNFTPSWLGETGIQNIGVSLVGRNLFLWTDVPHIDPETTMVNGAQRTPGFEVQQLPSTRSFGMNLRLDF, from the coding sequence ATGACTCGATTGTCACAATTCGCATTTGCCTTATTCAGCCTGCTCTGGGCGCTCGTACTTGTGCCGCCCACACATGCCCAGCAAGAGTCGGCGCCGGCCACGGTCCGTGGCGTTGTCACGGACACGTCGGGGGCGACGCTTCCAGGGGCGAATGTTCGCATCCGCGGCCTTGATAAAGGGGTCTCGACGGATGCAAGCGGAAGCTACGAGATTACCGCCGTGTCGCCGGGGCAGCACACGGTCGTCGTTTCGTTCGTCGGCTACCAGAACGCCTCTCGTACCATTCAACTGGAGGCCGGAGAGACGCGCACCGTCGACTTCACACTCACCTCCGGCGCAGTGGGGCTCGATGAGATGGTGGTGACGGCGCTCGGGGTCGATCGGGAGGAGCGATCGCTCGGTTACTCCGTCGATCGGGTCTCGGGTCAGGAGCTTGCCGACGCCCAGGAGACGAACGTCATGAACAGTCTCTCCGGAACGGTGGCGGGCCTCAACGTTGTTGGGGGCTCGGCCGGTCTCGCCAGCTCGCCGCGCGTGACGATTCGCGGAGAGTCCTCGCTCACCGGATCGGGGCGGCCCCTGATCGTCGTGAACGGGGTTCCGATCGACAATACGCCAAACACGCAGGCCACCGACGCTCAGACCACCCAGGTCGACTTCGGCAATGGTCTGAGCCAGATCAACCCGAGCGACATCGCGGAAATGAGCGTGCTGAAGGGGCCGAGTGCCGCTGCCCTCTACGGTTCTCGCGCCGCCAACGGGGTCATTCTGATTGAGACGAAGGACGGCTCCGAGACGGACGGCATTGGGGCCACGGTGAGCACGAGGGTGATGGCCGACCGCGTGCTGCGACTGCCGGACTACCAGAACGAGTACAGCTACGGCAACGGCAACGAATTCAGCTACGTGGACGGCACGGGTGCTCCGGGCTGGAACTGGGGCGTACCCCTCGATGAAGGCATTGAGCGGAACCAGTTCCGTCGTGGAATGGCGCCGATGGACTCCGCGCCGAACAACGTCCGAAACTTCTTCAACACGGGCATGAACGTCACGACCAATGTGGCCGTCCGGGGCGGAAATGAACAGGGCTCATTTCGGGCCTCTCTTTCGCGGAGCGACCGCTCGGGCATTGTGCCGAACACGGACCTTGACCGGACCAGTGCGGCGATCAATGCCAGCTACGACATCACCGAGGACCTGACGGTGGATGCCAACGCCAACTTTGCAAAGTCGACCAGCGACAATCTCCCGACCTCCGGGTACGGATCGGAGTCGATCATGTACTACTTCACGTGGGGCGCACGGGACGTTGAAATGGACCGACTTCGCGACTACTGGCGGGAAGGACAGGAGGGCATCCAGCAGGCGCACTACGACCTGAACTGGACGAACAATCCCTACTTCCAGGTCAACGAAAACACCAACAGTCTGGATCGGGATCGCCTGTACGGCGGCGTGACGGCGCGCTACGACTTCACGGAGAACCTTGACCTGCGGGCCCGCACCGGTCTTGACTACAGTGACGAGTTCACCAAGCAGCGGAAGGCCTTCAGCACCATCACGGCGCCGAACGGATGGATGCAGGAGACCGACCGCAACTTCCTGGAGTGGAACTCCAATGTGCTGCTCAACTACACCCGCGAGCTCGGGGCCTTCACGGTGGAGCCGTCGGTGGGCGCCAACTTTATGCGACAAACGCGCCGCAACGTGGAGCTGACGGCACAGGCCCTCAGCGTGCCGGGCGTCTACAACATCGGCAATGCTCGCTCGTCGCCCCAGACCAGCGAATTCAATCAGGAGGAGGAAATCCTCGGGGTCTTTGGGTCCAGCACGATCAGCTACGAAGACATGGTGTTTCTCGACCTGACGGCCCGCAACGACTGGTCGAGCACCCTGCCGTCCGACAATAATTCCTACTTCTACCCGTCGGCGTCGCTGAGTGTGATTGCGACGGATCTGTTCGAGGTGCCGGACGCACTGCCGCTCTCCTTTGCGAAGGTGCGGGCCAGCTGGGCACAGGTCGGAAACGACACGGAGCCCTACCGCCTCACCAATACGTATACCTTTCAGCCGACGTGGGGAAGCACGGCGAATGTGGTTGCGGAGTCGGATCTGGCCAACCCGGACCTCCAGCCGGAGATTACGTCCTCCTACGAGGTCGGAACCAACCTTCGGTTCTTCGAGGGACGAGTCCAGCTCGATGCGACGTACTACCGCAGCAGCACGCGCAATCAGATTCTCCGAGTGCCGCTGGCCAGCTCTACCAGCTATGATACGCGTCTCCTGAACGCAGGAGAGGTGCGCAACGCCGGCGTGGAGACGCGCCTGGAGCTGACGCCGATCGAGAACATCGGCGGCTTCGGATGGGACGTCTCCCTAAACTGGGCGCGCAACCGGAGCACGATCGTCGAGCTGGCAGAAGGCATCGACACGTTTGTGCTCGGCGAAGGCCCGTTCGGCGGGTCCGTGCAGGCGCGGGAAGGCGGTCGCATGGGCGACATCTACGGCCGCGTCTTTGATCGCGTCGAAGACCCGAACAGCCCGCACACCGGTGAGATCATTTACGAGGACGGGCTGCCGCAGCTGACCGACGAGGTGCAGAAGGTGGGGAACTACAACCACGACTGGCAGGGCGGCATTGGGACCACGCTCAGCTACAACAACCTGAATCTCAACGTCCTCTTCGACGTGCGACAGGGCGGTCTCATCTACTCCAACACCCACGCTACCGGCATTGAGGGCGGGACCCTCGAAGGGACCACCTGCTGCCGGGGCGAGACCGTGACGGGCGACGGGGTGGTGCAGAACGCGGACGGCACCTACTCGGAGAATACAGAATCGGCCCAGTACGTCACGTGGCTTCGCAGCTACTACGCCCGGCCGAACGTCGAGGCAAACTCGTTCGACGCGTCCTACGTGAAGCTCCGCGAGATGACGCTGAAGTACAACTTCACGCCGTCCTGGTTGGGCGAGACGGGAATCCAGAACATCGGGGTCTCGCTGGTCGGCCGCAATCTCTTCCTCTGGACCGACGTGCCGCACATCGACCCCGAGACGACCATGGTCAACGGGGCCCAGCGCACGCCGGGCTTTGAGGTGCAGCAGCTGCCGTCTACGCGCAGCTTCGGCATGAACCTGCGGCTGGACTTCTAA
- a CDS encoding SusD/RagB family nutrient-binding outer membrane lipoprotein, translating into MFIPSTSFSLRSLRFRTGLFAVATTLAVLVFAMGCDSRFETVNTNPNEPKAVSPDLLLPNIIRSSVNTSVNTAHTTGNLVLQYASKVSFATEIDRYNWAGVGYWGPLYDDLRSVDALMTVAKERNTPAYEGAGLVLKSWIFSMLTDAYGDIPYSEVNQVPEGEATPVYNRQSVVYDSLLTNLEEANDLLQPGDGQSLQGDILYGGDVMKWKKLANSLRLRLLMRLSEKQGAIDGVNVQEQFRTIVNNPSEYPVFEDNVDNAALEYQTSRPNEWPRHTSRVGTFRTYRMSQTFTETLKQFDDPRLSVFADLPDSLDTYVGVPNGLSDSESNEYNGGRGFQSSLNTTRYFESPNAAKGLIMTHAEVLFLKAEAAERGWTSGDAQSLYEKGIEASMKQYGQSVPSGYLSQSGVAYATNDQTRALEQINTQKWIALFYTGMEGWFNWRRTGTPDIDPSAQNVNQDQIPVRFRYPESEQSLNAENYREAVERQGPNTINTEMWLLE; encoded by the coding sequence ATGTTTATACCTTCAACCTCCTTTTCGCTTCGTTCTCTTCGGTTTCGCACGGGCCTCTTCGCCGTGGCCACCACCCTTGCGGTGCTGGTCTTTGCGATGGGGTGCGACTCCCGCTTCGAGACCGTGAATACCAATCCGAATGAGCCGAAGGCCGTCTCGCCGGACCTCCTGCTGCCGAACATCATCCGCAGCTCGGTGAACACGTCCGTCAACACTGCCCACACGACGGGCAATCTCGTGCTCCAGTACGCCTCGAAGGTGTCGTTCGCGACCGAGATTGACCGGTACAATTGGGCGGGGGTCGGGTATTGGGGTCCCCTCTACGACGATCTTCGGAGTGTGGACGCCCTGATGACGGTGGCCAAAGAGCGCAATACCCCGGCGTACGAAGGGGCTGGGCTCGTCCTGAAGTCGTGGATCTTCTCGATGCTCACCGATGCGTACGGCGACATTCCGTATAGCGAGGTCAACCAGGTGCCGGAGGGCGAAGCGACGCCCGTGTACAACCGACAATCGGTGGTGTACGACAGCCTCCTTACCAACCTGGAAGAGGCCAACGACCTGCTTCAGCCCGGAGATGGGCAGTCCCTTCAGGGCGACATCCTGTACGGCGGCGACGTGATGAAGTGGAAGAAGCTCGCCAATTCGCTGCGCCTCCGCCTTCTGATGCGGCTTTCGGAGAAGCAGGGGGCCATCGACGGCGTGAACGTGCAGGAGCAGTTCCGCACGATCGTCAATAATCCGTCGGAGTACCCGGTGTTTGAGGACAACGTCGACAACGCGGCGCTGGAGTACCAGACCTCGCGCCCGAACGAGTGGCCCCGCCACACGTCGCGCGTCGGTACGTTCCGCACGTACCGTATGAGCCAGACCTTCACGGAAACGCTGAAGCAGTTCGACGACCCGCGCCTGTCGGTGTTTGCCGACCTGCCGGACTCGCTCGACACGTACGTCGGGGTCCCGAACGGCCTCAGCGACAGTGAGTCCAACGAGTACAACGGGGGACGAGGATTTCAGTCGAGCCTCAACACCACCCGCTACTTCGAGTCGCCGAACGCCGCGAAGGGGCTCATCATGACCCATGCCGAGGTGCTCTTCCTGAAGGCCGAGGCGGCCGAGCGGGGTTGGACCAGCGGCGATGCACAGTCGCTCTATGAGAAAGGCATCGAGGCGTCGATGAAGCAGTACGGCCAGTCCGTGCCCAGTGGCTATCTTAGCCAGTCCGGAGTGGCGTATGCCACCAACGACCAGACGCGGGCCCTGGAGCAGATCAACACGCAGAAGTGGATCGCGCTCTTCTACACCGGGATGGAAGGGTGGTTCAACTGGCGCCGCACCGGCACGCCGGACATCGACCCGTCGGCCCAGAACGTGAATCAGGATCAGATTCCCGTCCGCTTCCGGTACCCCGAGAGCGAGCAGTCGCTCAATGCAGAAAATTACCGGGAGGCGGTGGAACGCCAGGGGCCCAATACCATCAACACGGAGATGTGGCTTCTTGAGTAG
- the uvrA gene encoding excinuclease ABC subunit UvrA, translating into MPEHITIRGAREHNLQNIDLDIPRNRLVVITGLSGSGKSSLAFDTIFAEGQRRYMESLSAYARQFLEMMERPEIDYIDGLSPVISIEQKTVSGNPRSTVGTVTEVYDFLRLLYARAATAYSYETGNRMRQQSDDEIVDGILDFPEGTRLQILAPVVKARKGHYRELFEQTSAQGFERFRVDGEMRIYEEGMKLERYETHDVEVVVDRLKVKDGIRSRVSQSVETALEMGGGTLIANVVDGPDVETGDHLFSRHLVDPETGLSYEEPSPNMFSFNTPYGACPNCEGLGTTNEIDPQLVIPHPEKTINEGALAPLGKPRDIWIFNQLEAVAEAYGFDFDTPIEDLTDEQRRVILDGAGDEQFDITYGYKGREVKYKHRFGGLYEHIWHTYEETSSSKKRRRAESFMREMDCPECGGGRLKQESLHYRIADQSIADLAQMDLTQLREFVEDVPFETERQKRIGEPIVKEVRERLDFLVGVGVGYLTLDRPARTLSGGESQRIRLATQVGTQLTGVLYVLDEPSIGLHPRDNNRLIQSLESLRDLGNSVLVVEHDRDMIEAADHVVDLGPGAGIHGGHVITTGPPSVLTVDPASTNGQGNPQARSAGTANGKNTEAGDIVIEDNGVAREQVAERAAAYDSAHYDFKSLTAAYLQGKRVIPLPKKRREGTGDSITLTGATGHNLKGQEVDFPLGKFICVTGVSGSGKSTLVNQTLFPILHREYHDAKTVPLSYDSVEGLDNADKVIEIDQQPIGRTPRSNAATYTKLMDYLRDLFAKLPEAEIRGYDKSRFSFNTDPGRCEKCGGTGTVTLEMNFLPDVDVTCDECDGKRYGPETLEVEYKGKNIAEVLDLTVAEALDFFENQPRLLRTLKTLDAVGLGYLTLGQPSTTLSGGEAQRVKLSKELSRPGTGDTIYILDEPTTGMHFEDVRHLLNVLHGLVDEGNTVIVIEHNMDIIKQADHLIDLGPEGGREGGEILFEGTPEALAAADTHTSHFLQEELERTQQAQDAGGEIAAVGATSEAEVTT; encoded by the coding sequence ATGCCCGAGCACATCACGATCCGCGGTGCGCGCGAGCACAACCTCCAGAACATCGACCTCGACATTCCGCGCAATCGGCTCGTCGTGATCACCGGGCTGTCGGGGTCCGGCAAGTCGAGCCTTGCGTTCGACACCATCTTTGCCGAGGGGCAGCGGCGCTACATGGAGAGCCTGAGTGCCTACGCCCGCCAGTTCCTGGAGATGATGGAGCGGCCCGAGATCGACTACATCGACGGCCTCTCCCCCGTCATCTCCATTGAGCAGAAAACCGTAAGTGGCAACCCGCGCTCCACCGTCGGTACCGTCACGGAGGTGTACGACTTCCTGCGCCTGCTCTACGCCCGCGCCGCCACGGCGTACTCCTACGAGACCGGCAACCGGATGCGGCAGCAGAGCGACGATGAGATCGTGGACGGCATCCTCGACTTTCCCGAGGGCACGCGCCTGCAGATCCTCGCCCCCGTCGTGAAGGCGCGCAAGGGGCATTACCGTGAGCTCTTCGAGCAAACCTCCGCTCAAGGCTTCGAGCGCTTCCGGGTGGACGGCGAGATGCGCATCTACGAGGAGGGCATGAAGCTGGAGCGCTACGAAACGCACGACGTGGAGGTGGTGGTGGACCGGCTCAAGGTGAAGGACGGCATCCGCTCGCGCGTGAGTCAGTCCGTGGAGACCGCGCTGGAGATGGGTGGCGGCACGCTCATAGCGAATGTGGTGGACGGCCCCGACGTCGAAACCGGCGACCACCTCTTCAGTCGCCACCTCGTGGACCCCGAGACGGGCCTCTCCTACGAGGAGCCCTCGCCCAACATGTTCTCGTTCAACACTCCGTACGGCGCGTGCCCCAACTGCGAGGGGTTGGGCACAACGAACGAGATCGACCCGCAGCTCGTCATCCCCCATCCTGAGAAGACGATCAATGAAGGGGCCCTCGCACCGCTCGGCAAACCCCGCGACATCTGGATCTTCAACCAACTGGAGGCGGTCGCGGAGGCGTACGGCTTCGACTTCGACACGCCGATTGAGGACCTGACCGACGAGCAGCGGCGCGTCATCCTCGACGGGGCGGGCGACGAGCAGTTCGACATCACCTACGGCTATAAGGGCCGCGAGGTGAAGTACAAGCACCGCTTCGGCGGCCTCTACGAGCACATCTGGCACACCTACGAGGAGACGAGCTCCTCCAAGAAACGGCGACGGGCGGAGTCGTTCATGCGTGAGATGGACTGTCCCGAGTGCGGCGGGGGGCGCCTCAAACAGGAGAGCCTCCACTACCGCATCGCCGACCAGTCGATCGCCGACCTGGCGCAGATGGACCTCACCCAGCTGCGCGAGTTCGTGGAGGACGTGCCGTTCGAAACCGAGCGGCAGAAGCGCATCGGCGAACCGATCGTGAAGGAAGTGCGCGAACGACTCGACTTTCTCGTCGGCGTGGGCGTGGGCTACCTCACGCTCGACCGCCCGGCCCGCACGCTCAGCGGCGGCGAGAGCCAGCGCATCCGTCTCGCCACACAGGTGGGCACCCAGCTCACCGGCGTCCTCTACGTCCTCGACGAGCCGTCGATCGGCCTGCACCCGCGCGACAACAACCGCCTCATCCAGTCCCTAGAGTCGCTGCGGGACCTCGGCAACTCGGTGCTCGTGGTGGAGCACGACCGCGACATGATCGAAGCCGCTGACCACGTGGTCGATCTTGGCCCCGGTGCCGGCATCCACGGCGGGCACGTCATCACCACCGGCCCGCCCTCCGTGCTGACGGTGGACCCTGCCTCAACGAACGGCCAGGGCAACCCGCAGGCCCGTTCCGCCGGAACGGCCAATGGAAAAAATACCGAAGCGGGCGATATCGTCATCGAGGACAACGGCGTCGCCCGCGAACAGGTGGCCGAGCGCGCCGCCGCTTACGACAGCGCGCACTACGACTTCAAGAGCCTGACGGCGGCCTACCTCCAGGGCAAACGCGTCATTCCTCTTCCCAAGAAGCGTCGCGAAGGCACGGGGGATTCCATCACCCTGACGGGCGCCACGGGGCACAACCTGAAGGGACAGGAGGTCGACTTTCCGCTTGGCAAATTCATCTGCGTGACGGGCGTCAGCGGCTCCGGCAAGTCGACGCTCGTGAACCAGACCCTCTTCCCCATCCTCCACCGCGAATACCACGACGCGAAGACGGTGCCCCTTTCCTACGATAGCGTGGAGGGCCTCGACAACGCCGACAAGGTGATCGAGATCGACCAGCAGCCCATCGGCCGCACGCCGCGCTCCAACGCGGCCACGTACACGAAGCTGATGGATTACCTGCGCGACCTCTTCGCCAAGCTGCCGGAGGCAGAGATCCGCGGCTACGACAAGAGCCGCTTCAGCTTCAACACCGATCCCGGCCGCTGCGAGAAGTGCGGCGGCACCGGCACGGTAACCCTCGAAATGAATTTCCTGCCGGACGTGGACGTCACGTGCGACGAGTGCGACGGCAAGCGCTACGGTCCCGAGACGCTGGAGGTGGAGTACAAGGGCAAGAATATCGCCGAGGTGCTGGACCTGACCGTCGCGGAGGCGCTCGACTTCTTCGAGAACCAGCCGCGCCTCCTGCGCACGCTCAAGACGCTCGACGCGGTGGGCCTGGGCTACCTCACGCTCGGCCAGCCGTCCACCACCCTGAGTGGAGGCGAGGCGCAGCGCGTCAAACTGTCCAAGGAGCTCTCCCGCCCCGGCACGGGCGACACGATCTACATCCTCGACGAGCCGACGACCGGCATGCACTTCGAGGACGTGCGGCACCTGCTCAACGTCCTGCACGGCCTGGTGGACGAGGGCAACACGGTGATCGTCATCGAGCACAACATGGACATCATCAAGCAGGCCGATCACCTCATTGACCTCGGCCCGGAGGGCGGGCGCGAGGGCGGCGAGATTCTGTTTGAGGGGACGCCGGAAGCCCTGGCAGCGGCCGACACGCACACGTCCCACTTCCTGCAGGAGGAACTGGAGCGCACGCAACAGGCACAGGACGCAGGCGGTGAGATCGCGGCGGTAGGAGCTACAAGCGAGGCGGAGGTAACAACCTGA
- the idi gene encoding isopentenyl-diphosphate Delta-isomerase, producing the protein MSAHVVLVDENDQSLGTAEKLRAHTEGWLHRALSVFVFDRAGRLLLQQRAKSKYHSGGLWSNTCCSHPHPSEAPGAAARRRLNEEMGFSCDLSPAFPFTYRAPVGQALTEHEYDHVFIGVVDEIAIRPHPDEVADWAWVTPESLRMDMESHPDRYTVWFRRLLDRVLTEAPVSQTASSVPSSS; encoded by the coding sequence ATGTCTGCTCACGTCGTTCTCGTTGACGAAAACGACCAGTCTCTGGGAACGGCCGAGAAGCTGCGTGCCCACACGGAAGGCTGGCTCCACCGGGCCCTATCGGTCTTTGTCTTTGACCGGGCGGGCCGCCTCCTCCTCCAGCAACGGGCCAAAAGTAAATACCACTCTGGGGGCCTATGGTCGAACACCTGCTGCAGCCATCCGCATCCCAGCGAAGCCCCCGGAGCTGCGGCCCGCCGCCGGCTCAACGAGGAAATGGGCTTTTCCTGCGATCTATCTCCGGCCTTTCCCTTCACGTACCGCGCTCCCGTAGGGCAGGCACTCACAGAGCACGAGTACGACCACGTGTTCATTGGGGTCGTAGACGAGATTGCGATCCGTCCTCACCCCGATGAAGTGGCCGACTGGGCGTGGGTCACCCCCGAGTCGCTTCGCATGGATATGGAGTCCCACCCGGACCGCTACACGGTTTGGTTTCGTCGTCTGCTCGACCGCGTCTTGACGGAGGCCCCGGTGTCCCAGACTGCCTCTTCCGTGCCGTCCTCTTCGTAG
- a CDS encoding 2Fe-2S iron-sulfur cluster-binding protein, translated as MHELTIEGVGTVEVEEGTRLVRAIEDAGVDVGHRCGGQSQCTTCRVQFEEGEPSVMTKAEHEKLGDIGQMGEMRLSCQIVVDRDMTVKPLMTVSDQGWDDAGPEPSITVEPEPEWYPIDTLSAEDESDA; from the coding sequence ATGCACGAGTTAACGATTGAAGGGGTTGGAACAGTCGAGGTCGAAGAGGGCACCCGGCTGGTTCGGGCGATCGAAGATGCCGGTGTCGATGTGGGCCATCGATGCGGAGGACAGTCCCAGTGTACGACCTGTCGCGTCCAGTTTGAGGAGGGGGAGCCCTCCGTGATGACGAAGGCCGAGCACGAGAAGCTCGGCGACATCGGGCAGATGGGTGAGATGCGACTCTCGTGCCAAATCGTGGTGGACCGCGACATGACGGTGAAGCCGCTCATGACGGTGAGCGATCAGGGGTGGGACGATGCCGGGCCGGAACCGTCCATCACCGTGGAGCCGGAGCCGGAGTGGTATCCGATCGATACGCTCAGCGCCGAAGACGAATCGGACGCGTAG